Proteins from a single region of Desulfosporosinus sp. Sb-LF:
- the acsC gene encoding acetyl-CoA decarbonylase/synthase complex subunit gamma produces MALTGLEIYKQLPKKNCGECGVPTCLAFAMALASGKAALDTCPYVTAAAREALDSAAAPPIKAIKFGNGSVIGDENVLFRHDKTFYHPTTLIIRLSDTLSDEEVGVKLQEINGLEFDRVGLHYSIDGVAVVHESGDAARYAKVAGLVAAGTDKSLLLLSSDPIALKAALVPVASRKPLIGEATADNYEAMVNLAKENSVPIIIKAEGLEALDDLVVKAQALDYKEFVLDPGSRTAVQTLENLTHLRRLSIKKKFRPFGYPVIAYTSNSEPLDEIMEASVYVAKYASVVVLNTSVKSHILPLMTIRQNLYTDPQKPIQVEPILHSVGDVNEDSPLYITTNFSLTYYSVEGEVETSKIPSYILPIDTDGTSVLTAYAAGKFEPEKIAEAMNACGIADKVKHRNVIIPGYVAVISGKLSEVSGWKVVVGPRESSGIVSFSKSIS; encoded by the coding sequence ATGGCTCTAACAGGTTTAGAAATCTATAAACAATTACCCAAGAAAAACTGCGGAGAATGTGGCGTTCCTACATGTCTAGCCTTTGCCATGGCGTTGGCTTCAGGCAAAGCAGCGCTAGATACTTGCCCTTATGTCACTGCCGCTGCTCGTGAGGCCTTGGATTCAGCGGCTGCACCTCCGATTAAGGCTATTAAATTTGGCAATGGGTCTGTTATCGGAGACGAAAACGTCCTCTTCCGTCATGATAAAACTTTCTACCACCCTACCACCTTGATCATTCGACTGTCTGACACATTAAGTGATGAAGAAGTGGGTGTCAAACTCCAAGAAATTAATGGGTTGGAATTTGATCGAGTCGGACTACACTATTCAATCGATGGTGTAGCCGTGGTTCATGAATCCGGAGATGCTGCGCGCTATGCAAAAGTTGCTGGCCTTGTAGCTGCAGGTACTGATAAATCGTTACTCTTGCTTAGCAGTGATCCAATAGCCTTGAAGGCTGCTCTTGTGCCAGTAGCATCCCGAAAGCCCTTAATTGGTGAGGCAACTGCTGATAACTATGAAGCAATGGTCAACCTAGCTAAGGAGAATTCCGTTCCTATAATTATTAAAGCAGAAGGGCTTGAGGCACTTGATGATCTCGTCGTAAAAGCTCAGGCTTTAGATTATAAGGAATTCGTCTTGGATCCGGGTTCTAGAACAGCTGTTCAGACTTTAGAAAACTTGACGCATTTACGCCGATTGTCAATCAAGAAAAAATTCCGTCCGTTTGGTTATCCTGTTATTGCCTATACAAGCAATTCAGAGCCACTAGACGAAATCATGGAGGCCTCTGTTTACGTTGCGAAATACGCCAGTGTCGTTGTCTTAAACACGAGCGTAAAATCCCATATCTTGCCTTTAATGACGATACGACAAAATCTATACACTGATCCCCAAAAACCTATTCAAGTTGAGCCTATTCTCCATTCAGTTGGGGATGTTAATGAAGATTCCCCACTGTATATTACTACAAACTTCTCCTTGACGTACTACAGTGTTGAGGGTGAAGTCGAGACTTCCAAAATTCCTAGTTATATACTCCCTATTGATACAGATGGAACTTCAGTTCTTACTGCCTATGCTGCAGGTAAATTTGAGCCAGAGAAAATTGCTGAGGCAATGAATGCTTGCGGAATTGCCGATAAAGTGAAACATCGTAATGTGATCATACCTGGTTACGTTGCCGTGATCTCGGGTAAACTTTCAGAAGTATCCGGTTGGAAAGTTGTTGTCGGCCCACGTGAATCCAGTGGAATTGTATCCTTTTCAAAATCAATATCTTAA
- a CDS encoding ASKHA domain-containing protein, whose translation MPPFQIKFMPENRIIEADNGTSLLNAAAKAEIFIKSGCGGKGTCGACKVIVLSGNPLVTGTGNLTPEQISKGFRLACQTLIQGDMTIEVPLESRLQEHQVLMGDVHKGILRESEHDLLEKFGHHPLATKLRISLSVPTLTENTSDLVRLNMELRRVLKTGDKPIHIPLSVLKHLPETLRKSNWDVSVTLTDIDTALTVIHVEPGNDRPPFGLAIDIGTTTVVVYLINLLTGEINDQQGSYNKQAKFGDDVISRIVYAVEDKKHLQEIQKEVLETINGLIDKILVRQSLSNTDICCAMVAGNTTMTQLFLGVDPRYIRLEPYIPTMTSVPSVPAREIGLHMVQEALVHCFPSVASYVGGDIVAGTLVTDLANGEDIILFIDIGTNGEIVLGNQDWLVACACSAGPSFEGGGITFGMRAMPGAIERVIIDPQTLDVSLKVVNNLLPVGICGSGLVDCMAKLLGAGIIDRAGNFQLGHHSGSKRLRATSDDKEFVLAWAHQAGGNQDVVITENDVKNVIRAKGAIYAGIRSLLNMVAVDIEMISRIVIAGGFGNYLNVHDSVQIGLLPDLEQERFEFIGNSSVKGARLALLSQNAWREAEELGRKMTYVELSVGATFMDEYVSALFLPHTDLALFPSCC comes from the coding sequence ATGCCCCCATTTCAAATCAAATTCATGCCCGAAAACCGTATTATTGAAGCTGATAACGGTACATCACTGCTCAATGCAGCCGCAAAAGCGGAAATCTTTATTAAATCAGGGTGCGGTGGAAAGGGAACTTGTGGTGCTTGCAAAGTTATCGTTTTAAGCGGAAATCCCTTAGTGACCGGAACAGGAAACCTAACACCTGAGCAAATTTCCAAAGGATTTCGGTTAGCCTGCCAAACCTTGATCCAAGGGGATATGACGATCGAGGTACCTCTAGAGTCCCGGTTACAAGAACATCAGGTCTTAATGGGGGATGTCCATAAGGGGATTTTACGGGAAAGTGAACATGATTTACTCGAAAAGTTCGGGCATCATCCTTTAGCAACAAAGCTAAGAATTTCGCTTTCGGTGCCAACCCTGACTGAAAACACGAGTGATTTAGTCCGTTTAAATATGGAACTCCGTCGTGTTTTGAAAACTGGAGATAAACCAATTCATATTCCTTTATCTGTCTTAAAACATCTTCCTGAAACATTGCGGAAATCCAACTGGGACGTGTCTGTCACATTAACGGATATCGATACAGCGTTAACAGTCATTCACGTGGAGCCCGGTAATGACCGCCCTCCCTTTGGACTTGCAATTGATATTGGCACCACTACGGTTGTCGTTTACCTCATTAATCTTTTGACAGGAGAGATTAATGATCAACAGGGATCTTACAATAAGCAAGCGAAATTCGGGGATGACGTTATTTCTCGTATAGTGTATGCAGTCGAGGACAAAAAGCACTTACAAGAGATTCAGAAAGAGGTCTTGGAAACAATCAATGGACTAATTGACAAGATCCTTGTACGTCAATCTTTGAGCAATACGGATATTTGCTGCGCAATGGTAGCTGGAAACACCACAATGACACAACTGTTTTTAGGCGTAGATCCCAGGTACATCCGTTTAGAACCCTATATTCCTACCATGACATCAGTCCCCTCTGTCCCTGCACGAGAAATCGGGCTTCATATGGTACAGGAGGCATTGGTACATTGCTTCCCATCGGTAGCAAGTTATGTCGGTGGAGACATTGTAGCAGGAACACTTGTTACAGATCTAGCCAATGGAGAAGATATTATACTGTTCATTGATATCGGAACCAACGGAGAAATAGTGCTTGGAAATCAAGATTGGCTCGTTGCTTGCGCTTGTTCTGCAGGACCTAGTTTCGAAGGTGGTGGAATTACGTTTGGCATGCGTGCAATGCCAGGGGCGATCGAACGGGTCATTATTGACCCTCAAACTCTCGATGTTTCCCTCAAAGTTGTCAACAACCTTCTTCCTGTTGGAATTTGCGGATCCGGACTTGTGGATTGCATGGCCAAATTACTTGGAGCTGGTATCATTGACCGGGCTGGAAATTTTCAACTAGGGCATCACTCTGGTTCGAAACGTTTGAGAGCTACCTCTGATGACAAAGAATTTGTCCTTGCTTGGGCACATCAAGCCGGTGGGAACCAAGATGTCGTGATCACTGAAAATGATGTCAAAAATGTCATTCGTGCTAAAGGGGCGATCTACGCAGGTATTCGATCATTATTAAATATGGTTGCCGTGGATATTGAAATGATCAGTCGGATAGTCATTGCTGGAGGTTTCGGTAATTACCTTAATGTGCATGATTCTGTTCAAATTGGACTGCTGCCAGATCTTGAACAGGAACGGTTTGAGTTTATCGGGAATTCTTCTGTCAAAGGAGCACGTCTTGCTTTACTTTCGCAAAATGCCTGGCGTGAAGCGGAAGAATTGGGACGGAAAATGACCTATGTCGAGCTTTCCGTTGGAGCGACATTTATGGATGAGTATGTTTCCGCTCTGTTTTTGCCCCATACGGATTTAGCCCTATTTCCATCTTGTTGTTAA
- a CDS encoding AAA family ATPase: MAKYVAVAGKGGVGKTTFTALLLKQMVHQKRGISILAVDADPNANLGEALGLTVNATISELLEQSKDPKAIPPGMAKNIFIEYKLQQSLVESQDIDLLVMGGPQGAGCYCYPNDLLRKHLESTGENYDFVAVDSEAGLEHISRRTIPHIDVMFVISDSSARGIRSAGRVYDLIRGLKSAVQTIYLVVTKSTEGSMKSLSEEIERTGLTVIGDIPLDPLVVEYDLAGKALFDLPDDAVSVKAVESILSRAGIFN, translated from the coding sequence ATGGCTAAATATGTAGCAGTAGCTGGTAAAGGTGGAGTAGGGAAAACCACATTCACCGCTTTATTATTGAAGCAAATGGTTCATCAAAAAAGAGGGATTTCAATTCTCGCTGTCGATGCCGATCCAAACGCAAACCTAGGCGAAGCGTTGGGATTAACTGTCAATGCAACTATTTCAGAATTGCTTGAGCAAAGCAAAGATCCGAAAGCAATCCCCCCTGGAATGGCAAAGAATATCTTCATAGAATATAAACTTCAGCAGTCCCTAGTCGAGTCTCAAGACATAGATCTTTTAGTGATGGGAGGCCCACAAGGGGCAGGATGTTACTGCTATCCTAATGATCTCTTACGTAAACATCTCGAGAGTACTGGAGAAAACTATGACTTCGTTGCCGTGGATTCTGAAGCTGGACTGGAACATATTAGCCGGCGGACGATCCCCCATATCGATGTGATGTTCGTAATCAGTGATTCTTCCGCACGGGGTATTCGCTCTGCTGGCCGGGTTTACGATCTCATTCGCGGACTCAAGTCCGCAGTACAGACTATATACTTGGTCGTTACAAAATCCACAGAGGGCAGTATGAAATCCTTGAGCGAAGAAATTGAACGTACTGGACTTACCGTGATTGGAGACATTCCGCTAGATCCTTTAGTTGTAGAATATGACTTAGCAGGTAAAGCATTGTTCGATTTGCCTGATGATGCCGTCTCGGTCAAGGCTGTTGAAAGCATTTTAAGCCGTGCCGGAATCTTTAACTAG
- a CDS encoding acetyl-CoA decarbonylase/synthase complex subunit delta produces MSVTLVKERYSSKVGEVVLGATSDQGGTRTSTVTVGGDSTLPFLHFEGEMQNRPVIAMEVNDIVPSWNDTIKAQFGDTLSNPAAWAKKCVDEYGADLVYLKLIGADPEGENRSPEDCARIVKEVLSAVGVPLIVAGCDDDEKNNEIMAAIAEAATGENLLLGLAEQDNYKSIAAAAMVHKHTLIARSPLDINICKQLNILINEMGLPLNKIVIDPMIGGLGFGIEYAYSIMERARLGALANDKMLSMPMICTVGYEANRCKEANASVDEFPGWGDLQDRGVLWEAITASAMLQVGASILVMRNPAAVSLVKKNIADLMSK; encoded by the coding sequence ATGTCCGTAACATTAGTAAAAGAAAGATATTCTAGTAAGGTCGGAGAGGTCGTTCTCGGCGCAACTTCTGATCAAGGAGGAACACGAACCTCTACAGTAACCGTTGGTGGGGATAGTACTTTACCATTTCTTCATTTTGAAGGAGAAATGCAGAATCGCCCAGTAATCGCTATGGAGGTCAATGACATTGTCCCATCGTGGAATGATACGATAAAAGCTCAATTTGGTGATACCCTCAGTAACCCAGCCGCCTGGGCAAAGAAATGTGTCGACGAGTATGGCGCGGATCTTGTTTATCTAAAACTGATTGGCGCAGATCCTGAAGGTGAGAACCGTTCTCCAGAAGATTGTGCCCGTATTGTAAAAGAAGTCTTATCAGCCGTTGGAGTTCCACTTATAGTGGCAGGATGCGACGATGATGAGAAGAATAACGAAATTATGGCCGCTATTGCGGAGGCAGCAACGGGAGAAAACCTTCTTCTCGGTCTTGCTGAACAGGATAACTATAAATCTATAGCGGCTGCTGCAATGGTTCACAAACATACTTTGATTGCACGTTCACCGCTCGATATCAATATTTGCAAACAACTAAATATTTTGATCAACGAGATGGGCCTACCGTTAAACAAAATTGTCATTGACCCCATGATTGGAGGGCTTGGGTTCGGCATCGAGTATGCATATTCCATTATGGAACGTGCACGTCTCGGGGCTTTGGCAAATGACAAAATGCTTTCCATGCCTATGATTTGTACCGTTGGGTATGAGGCCAACCGGTGCAAAGAGGCCAATGCATCGGTTGACGAGTTCCCTGGCTGGGGTGATCTTCAAGACCGTGGTGTGCTTTGGGAGGCAATAACCGCTTCCGCTATGTTACAAGTTGGAGCTAGTATCCTTGTGATGCGTAATCCCGCTGCGGTAAGTTTAGTTAAGAAGAACATTGCTGATTTGATGAGCAAATAA
- a CDS encoding methyltetrahydrofolate cobalamin methyltransferase, with protein sequence MLIFGERINGMFTDIGDALRNKDPKPLQYWAVKQQEGGAHYLDVNSGPAIPTEERVAAYEWMVNVIQEVSDLPLVLDSTNYNAIEAGLKVCKRPAIINSCPAEQVKIERVFPMAIQYNAGVIGLTMDKKGIPKDAENRVAFAMELVAAADEYGLRMEDLFIDPLILPVNVAQEHAPEVLESLRQVKMLANPAPRTVLGLSNVSQKSPDRNLINRTYLAMAIASGLDAAIMDANDDDLVDVAATAQILLNKSIYADSYLKVFRSR encoded by the coding sequence ATGCTTATTTTTGGCGAACGGATTAACGGGATGTTTACCGATATTGGAGATGCACTTCGCAATAAAGATCCAAAACCGTTGCAATATTGGGCTGTAAAACAACAAGAAGGTGGAGCACACTACCTCGACGTTAACTCGGGACCTGCCATTCCCACTGAGGAACGGGTCGCTGCGTATGAGTGGATGGTTAACGTAATTCAAGAAGTTTCGGATTTACCATTAGTCTTAGACTCGACTAACTATAATGCAATCGAAGCAGGCCTGAAAGTTTGTAAACGTCCTGCAATTATTAACTCTTGCCCTGCTGAACAAGTTAAAATTGAACGCGTCTTCCCTATGGCCATTCAATATAATGCAGGTGTGATCGGTTTGACCATGGATAAGAAAGGAATCCCTAAGGACGCAGAGAACCGGGTAGCATTTGCTATGGAATTAGTTGCTGCAGCAGATGAATACGGTTTGCGTATGGAAGATCTTTTCATTGACCCTTTAATTCTTCCTGTAAACGTGGCTCAAGAGCATGCGCCTGAAGTGTTAGAAAGTCTACGTCAAGTGAAAATGTTAGCAAACCCAGCACCACGAACGGTTCTTGGCTTATCTAATGTGTCACAGAAGTCACCAGATCGTAATTTAATCAATCGGACGTACCTCGCAATGGCTATTGCATCAGGACTTGATGCAGCTATTATGGATGCCAATGACGATGACCTTGTCGATGTAGCCGCAACAGCTCAAATCCTACTCAATAAGAGCATTTATGCCGATTCATATCTTAAGGTTTTCCGCTCTCGCTAA
- a CDS encoding sensor histidine kinase: MSDQLGEIMKNTLTAIESGKEEIFLIAEASRSESQRLTNEFSQLKSEMIEIIAKVEYQEKVDRQLRQKLMEVSRAHQKHTENDMIMAYAEAKDAQVNLQLLRAHEVQLRKRRDDIERSLRQMHATIERAQNLITHVSMAISLLQGGIEEALQTQNYEQRVEMGLRVIRAQEEERRRVAREIHDGPAQTLANIVLRLEIAEKLLEVDPSRVKAELKDLKNLVRSNLRDIRRIIFDLRPMALDDLGIVPAISKYLDNFQENYGINCKLRIEGREKRLLPSMEVALFRLVQEGMTNVAKHAHSTDVEISLIYQEDWTIARIRDNGKGFEVNSAMIAPGEHFGLVGMRERVEMFSGHLSIRSNLGKGTTIELSIPSSQEGGTTT; the protein is encoded by the coding sequence GTGTCTGATCAGTTGGGAGAAATCATGAAGAACACCTTGACAGCGATTGAATCTGGAAAAGAAGAAATCTTTTTAATCGCAGAAGCATCACGAAGTGAGTCGCAACGGCTTACTAATGAATTCTCACAGCTTAAATCTGAAATGATAGAAATTATTGCTAAAGTCGAGTATCAAGAAAAGGTTGATCGACAACTGCGGCAGAAACTTATGGAAGTTAGCCGTGCACATCAAAAGCATACGGAAAATGATATGATTATGGCTTACGCTGAAGCGAAGGACGCTCAAGTCAATCTTCAACTTCTGCGTGCGCATGAAGTTCAATTGCGCAAAAGACGAGATGATATTGAACGTTCTCTACGTCAGATGCATGCGACAATTGAGCGTGCCCAAAATCTCATAACACATGTAAGCATGGCTATAAGTTTATTGCAAGGTGGGATAGAGGAGGCACTTCAAACGCAGAACTATGAACAACGGGTTGAAATGGGTCTGCGGGTTATTAGGGCGCAAGAGGAAGAACGACGTCGTGTTGCAAGGGAGATTCATGATGGACCCGCACAAACTCTTGCAAATATCGTTTTGCGTTTGGAAATTGCTGAAAAGTTACTTGAGGTAGACCCTAGCAGAGTCAAAGCAGAGCTAAAAGATCTTAAAAATCTCGTCCGTTCAAATCTTCGTGATATTCGAAGAATTATATTCGATCTTCGTCCAATGGCACTAGATGATTTGGGGATAGTGCCTGCAATTTCTAAGTATCTTGATAATTTTCAAGAAAACTATGGTATTAACTGTAAATTGCGAATCGAAGGCCGTGAAAAACGACTACTTCCTTCTATGGAAGTGGCTCTTTTCCGCCTTGTTCAAGAGGGGATGACCAATGTAGCAAAACATGCTCACTCGACGGACGTTGAAATTTCGCTGATTTATCAAGAAGATTGGACGATCGCCAGGATCCGAGATAATGGTAAAGGTTTTGAAGTGAATTCTGCCATGATTGCTCCTGGAGAACATTTTGGCCTTGTTGGAATGCGCGAACGCGTAGAAATGTTTTCTGGTCATCTTTCGATTCGATCAAATTTGGGGAAGGGTACAACGATAGAGTTGTCAATTCCATCAAGCCAGGAGGGGGGAACGACAACATGA
- a CDS encoding response regulator transcription factor, whose translation MIRIVIADDHPLLREGLRRILQFEEGIEVVAEVGDGQGAINVARNMSFDILLMDLNMPGVNGLEAGRVIRREWPNIGILVLTVDDSDEKVFQVLQIGVAGYLLKDVDSKTLIQSIHKVYNGEPILSPAVTGKLLGQLTHPSRVKNTCGLSEREMEILHYVVRGSSNREIGTALFISEKTVKNHLSSIYRKLSVEDRTQAALKAVKLEFIKL comes from the coding sequence ATGATTCGTATCGTGATTGCCGATGATCACCCTCTGTTAAGAGAGGGCTTACGCAGAATATTACAATTTGAAGAGGGTATTGAAGTAGTTGCAGAAGTAGGAGATGGCCAAGGTGCGATAAATGTTGCCCGGAACATGTCGTTCGATATTCTATTAATGGATCTAAATATGCCTGGGGTGAATGGCCTAGAAGCTGGTCGCGTCATACGTCGTGAATGGCCGAATATTGGTATTTTAGTGCTTACTGTTGATGATTCGGACGAAAAGGTCTTCCAGGTCCTTCAAATTGGTGTGGCTGGCTATTTACTTAAAGATGTCGATTCGAAAACATTAATTCAATCAATTCATAAAGTGTATAATGGCGAACCGATTTTATCCCCTGCAGTAACTGGAAAATTGCTTGGGCAATTGACGCATCCAAGCCGAGTAAAAAATACCTGTGGACTTAGTGAGCGTGAGATGGAAATTCTCCATTACGTAGTACGAGGGTCATCAAATCGAGAGATTGGAACTGCCTTATTCATTAGTGAAAAGACGGTTAAAAATCATCTTTCAAGTATCTATCGTAAGCTGTCCGTTGAAGATCGCACTCAAGCAGCTCTAAAAGCGGTCAAACTAGAATTCATTAAGCTTTGA